The Nitrobacter hamburgensis X14 genome contains the following window.
CCCATGCTTCGGGGATCATCATCATGACCGCGTGCGCGAGCGAATAACCGCCCTGCACCAGGAATTCGAGACTGTTGTCGAAGCAGGCAGTGTCGGACTGGCCTTCATAGGAGATCGGCCACAGCCGGCTGATGTCCTTGCCGTACAGCTCCGAATGCACCGACGCTTGCCGTGCCGCCATCCAGTTGACGTTGCCGCGCAGCGTGTTGATCTCGCCGTTGTGCGCGATCATGCGATAGGGGTGGGCCAGCGACCAGGTCGGGAAGGTGTTGGTGGAGAAGCGCTGATGCACCAGCGCCAGCGCCGACTCGAAATCCGGTTCGTGCAGGTCGGGATAGTAGCTGCCGAGTTGGTCGGCGAGAAACATACCCTTGTAGATCACGGTGCGGCACGACATCGACACCGGATAATAGCCGGATAGGCCGCGCTCGCGGCGCTGGAAGATCGCATGCGAGATCGACTTGCGCAGCATATAGAGTTGCCGCTCGAACTCGTCGTCGGTCCTGGCCGTGCCGTTGCGGCCGATGAACACCTGCATGTTGGCGGGTTCGGTCGGCTTGACGGTTTCGCCGAGCGAGGAGTTATCCGTCGGCACCTCGCGCCAGCCGAGCAGGGTCAGGCCGTCGGCCTTGATCTGGTCGGCGATGATGCTCCGGATGACTTCGCGCCAGGCGGTCTCGCGCGGCATGAACAGCGCGCCGACGGCGTATTCGCCGGGCCTTGGCAGCGTGAAGCCAAGCTCCTTCGCCTTGCGCGCAAAAAAAACGTGCGGAATCTGCACCAGAATGCCCGCGCCGTCGCCGGCGCGCGGATCGGCGCCGACCGCACCACGATGTTCGAGGTTGCAGAGAATGCTGATCGCGTCGGAGACGATCTGATGGGACTTTTTGCCCTTGATGTTGGCGATGAAACCGACGCCGCAGGAATCCTTTTCCTGGCTGAGGTCGTAGAGGCCTTCCGCCGGCGGACGCCAAGTATGTTCGTGAAGCGCATGTTCGTGACCTGTATGCTCATGCGCGTGTTCAAGCGGTTTCGTGACCGAAGCCGCTGTCAGTGATTCCAGCCCTATGTTCTCCCGCTCGAACGATGGCCCGCTCATCTTGGTCCAGTACCCTTTCCCGGCCGGGATCTGGCGTCCCGAAACGTAATCCGCATCTTTGGCACCTCGGACGTTCGCAGCGCCCCTATGCAACCCTGGAGCCACCACTCGTACGTCGCGAGCCGAAGTTTTGAGGATTCAAACCAGGCGCCCAACGTCCCCGACGGACAACCGGCTTGCCGGGTCCATATCCGGGCGTCGGACGTCCGCATTTCGTGACAAGATCTCATGCCAAGCTGACTGTCGAAATTAAGACAGCCTTGCTGTCCTAACCGTGACACTGCCAAATTTTTCTCTATCACACAAGCGTCTGGGAGTCCCTGATTGCTTGGAAGTGACGCCCCAAGGCGCGGTAGGGGCAGCGCCCCGGATTTGGAGCAAATACCCCCGATTACCCACCTCGGTGCAGGAGAAGCCGGCCGGTACGGAGTCGGCGCCTGTCGCGCTTGTTCCGGGAATAGCTGACCGTTTGGCGGTTGCCATAGGTGCAATCCTTGTTGTCGTCCCCGCGCGCGGGGACGACTCGGGACTCGCCCGGTTGGACGCCATTCAAAACAAAAGCGCCCCGGCAAAACCGGGGCGCTTCCGCATCCGACAACCGTAATTGTCGAAATCTGGATCAGGCGGCTGCCCTCTCGACCACCGGCGCGGAGGGCGCGCTAGCCGCGATTGGAATGCTGCGGGGCTTCTTGGCTTCCGGAATCTCGCGGACGAGATCGACGTGGAGCAGGCCGTTTTCGAGCGAGGCGCTCTTCACCTGCACGAAGTCGGCGAGCTGGAAGGCGCGTTCGAAGGCGCGGGCCGCAATGCCGCGATACAGCACCTCGGGCTTGTCCTTGCCATTCTCGTTGGCGACCTTTTCGCCCTTGATCGTCAGCGTGTTTTCTTTCGCGACAATGGAGAGCTCGTCCTGGGCGAAGCCGGAAACGGCGACGCTGATACGATACGCGTTCTCGCCGGTGCGTTCGATGTTGTAGGGCGGATAGCCCGGCGCATCGCCGTTGGCCTGGTCAAGCAGGTTGAAGAGGCGATCGAAGCCGACGGTGGAACGATAAAACGGGGTGAGGTCGAAAGTACGCATAGGTCAGTCCTCCATTGAGCGACATTGAGTGGACCCGCCCGCCAATCGGGCCGGGCTTTCGTCTGTGTGCATCCTGATGTTCCGGTTCCGGAAACACTGGTAGCGGCCTGCACTGAGATGATATGGGAAGAACTCCAGACGCCTTCAAGAGGCGGGACGCGCTTGCTTTTTTGACGTTCCCGCCCTCTTGTTTTTCAGGGCTTTTCCTCCAGCCGGTCCGGTCATGAGGCTTGTTTCGATCCCCGCAAATCCGGTTCCGGACGATTACGTCAGCGGCACCGTCAGGACCTCCGACGGGGTCGATCTGCGCTTTGCGCGCTGGGCGCCGCCGCCGGGGCGAAAGGGGACGGTCTGCGTGTTTACCGGGCGCGGCGAGCAGATCGAAAAATACTTCGAGACCGTGTGCGACCTGCGAGACCGCGGTTTTGCAGTGGCGATGATCGACTGGCGGGGGCAGGGGCACTCGGCGCGGCAGTCGTACGATCCGCGCAAGGGTTACGTGCGCCGTTTCTCCGATTACGAGATCGACGTCCGGTCCTTTGTGGAGCAGGTGGTGCTGCCGGATTGTCCGCCGCCGTACTTCGCGCTGGCGCATTCGATGGGAGGCGCGGTGCTTCTGCGGGTGGCGCACGCCGGCCAGCGCTGGTTTGATCGTATCGTGCTGTCGGCGCCGATGATCGATCTGCCGGGACATACCACCTCGTTTCCGGCGCGCGCGCTGTTGCGCGCGATGCGGCTGTTCGGACAGGGCGGTCGCTACGTTCCCGGCGGCGGCGACCAACTCACCGGCGTCGCCGATTTCATCGACAATCCCCTCACCAGCGACCCCGTCCGGTTCGCCCGCAACGTCGCGATCCTCGAGGAAGATCCGACGCTCGGAATCGCCTCACCGACGGTGGCGTGGGCCGATACCGCTTTCCGGGCGATGCATGAATTTCGCGCCGTGAATTATCCGTCGAAGATTCGCCAGCCGCTGCTGCTGATCGCGGCCGGCGACGATACCATCGTCTCCACCCCGGCGGTCGAGGAGTTCGCCTATCATCTGCGCTGCGGCGCGCACCTCGTCATCGCCGGATCGAAGCACGAGATCCTGCAGGAACAGGATCGATACCGCGGCCAGTTCTGGGCAGCGTTCGACGCCTTCGTGCCGGGGACGCCGCTGTTCTAGGGCCGGGCTTGCGCGGGCCTGGAGCGTTTTCGAGCGAAGCGGATACCGGTTCGCGTGAAGAAAACGCGTCAGATCAAAATCATAGAGCCCGCTTCTGATTTCATCAGAAGCGAAAAGGCTCTAACGATTCAGCAGCTTGAGCGCGGCCTCGTGCACGCGCGGGTCGCCGGCGGCGACGATGCGGCCACCGCCCTGCGCGGGCTCGCCCTCCCATGTTGTGATCACGCCACCCGCTCCGCTGACGATCGGAATCAATGCGGCAATGTCATAGGGTTTCAGTTCCGTCTCGATGACGAGATCGAGATGGCCCGCGGCCAGCATGCAGTAGGAATAGCAGTCGCCGCCATAGCGCGTCAGCCGTACCTCGGCCTCGACCTGGCCGAAGGCTGCGCGGTCGTCGGAATTCATCAATAGCGGGCTGGTCGTGAACGATGTCGCCTCGTTCAGCGACGCGCACCGGCGCACCGCGAGCTTGCGCACACTCGACGGGCCACGATAGCTCGCGGAGCCGTTGTCGCCGCTGAACCGCTCGCCGATGTAGGGCTGGTGCATCATGCCGTACACCGGCATGCCGCGATGAAGTAACGCGATCAGCGTGCCCCAGATCGGAAAGCCGGCGATGAAGGATTTTGTGCCGTCGATCGGATCCAGCATCCAGACATATTCGGCGTCTTCGTTCTGGTTGCCGAATTCCTCGCCGACGATGCCGTGTTGCGGAAAACTCGCCTTGATCATCCGGCGCATCACCGCCTCGGCTGCCCGGTCCGCCTCCGTGACCGGATCGAAACCGCTGACGCACTTGTTTTCGACGCCGAGAAGAGACGTTCTGAAGAACGGCAGGATGGTTTCGCCCGAGGCCGTCGCGAGACGATCTATGAAGGCGGTAAAATCGATCACCGTCACGGCTTCTACCTCTCCGGGCGGCGGTTGCACTGCGCGCGCGCCCAAGCTGAACGCCTCCTATACATGCCCAGATCGGAGGCCGCACCGTCTGCAATTCCATTGCGGAGCAGTTATCCCGCGTTCGAATCGTTCGTCCGTGGGTGCGGGATGTGATTACAAATGCAATCACCAGACCGGAAATCGCGGCCTCAAGCATTGCGGCCGGATCGTGACGATCATGCCGGAATCTGCTTAAATAACTGTTATCATTGAATAATCAAGTTTTTCGCGCTCACGCTCAGAGAAATGAAATTATACATAATTCTGAAAGAGATCGTCCGAAACCCCTTGCATTTTGTGCAGCGCGGTCTCATATTGCTGCAGTGCGGTAGCTATTGCGCTATCGCTGCCCTCCTTGGGCGTTTCCTCCCTAGACTTGGGCCGCTTGTTTTGACGAGCGGCCCTTTTTCTTTTCCGTCCCGTTTCAGATTCGGAGGTTCGTTTGTCGATCCGCCGGGCGGCGAACGTCTGAACCGCTGCATGAGCGGCCGACGATTTTACTCTGCGGCGGACCGGAACGTCCCGAGATCGCCGAGCGGGATGGCGGCAAGTGCGTCGGCGAGCGTCGTGAAATCCGTTGCAACCTGCCGGAAGCGCGGGCCGCGCTCGCGCCGCCGTTCGTTCATGTAGACCGCGCGGTTGAGTTCGAGCTGAACCGCGTGCAGTCCGCTGGCCGGATTGCCGTAATGTTCGGTGATGAACCCGCCGGCATAGGGTTTGTTGCGTGCGACCGAATAGCCGAGGCCGCTCATCACGTCCTCGATGATGTTCGGAAGCAATGGCGCGCAACTGGTGTCATAGCGATCGCCGATCACGATATCCGGCCGCCTCGGTTCGTCGTGCGAGATGCCGGCCGACGGCATCGAGTGGCAATCCATAATGATAGCCGTCCCGAACGTCTGATGCGCCTTGTGAATCAGCCGGCGCAGCGCGCGGTGATAGGGTTTGTAGAGCAACTCGATCCTGCCGAGCGCGTCGTCCACGCTGAGGCGCTCGCGATAGATCTCCTGGCCGTCGCCGACCACGCGCGGAATGGTGCCGAGGCCGCCCGCGACCCGCATCGATCGCGTATTGGCGAAGCTCGGCAACCGTCCGGTGAACATCCGGGGATCGAGCTCGTAAGGTTCGCGGTTTACATCGACGTAGCAGCGGGGAAAGTTGACCCGCACCACCGGAAAGCCGGCGTCGGCCAAGCCGCCGATCAGTTCGTCCATGAACGAATCTTCGGACCGGCGCAGGCTGGCCAGATCGATTCGCGACGCGGCCAGGAATTGCTCCGGATAGACCGAGCCGGAATGCGGGGAATTAAAGATGATGGGAGACCGCCATATCGCCGGCTCCGCGATCTCGAAAGGGGGCGGCTGGTCGCCGTCAAACTGGGTCATCGCCGGGCGTCGTCCCTGAAATTGCGCCGCCGCCTGCCGAACGTCGTCTGGACAGACGTTTGAGCTTGCATTGTCGATAATCGCAGCCATTCTGCCAAGCCAAAGTTCGCCTTCACCCCAAATTTACCACCATCAGGCTTAGTGGGGCGACTGCTCCTCCAAGCCGGGCCCCGACACCATCACCATGCACAAAATCCTCCTCGCCGAAGACGACAACGACATGCGCCGATTTCTGGTCAAGGCGCTGGAAAACGCCGGTTTCAAGGTCTCATCCTATGATAACGGCCTGTCAGCCTATCAGAGACTGCGCGAGGAGCCATTTGAAATGCTTCTCACGGATATCGTGATGCCGGAAATGGACGGGATCGAGCTGGCGCGTCGCGCTTCGGAGCTCGACCCCGACATCAAGATCATGTTTATCACCGGCTTTGCGGCCGTGGCGCTGAATTCCGATTCGGAGGCGCCCAAGAATGCCAAGGTGCTCTCCAAACCCGTTCACTTGCGGGAATTGGTCAGCGAAGTGAACAAGATGCTGGCGGCCTGATCCGGGTTACACTCGTCCTTGCCTGTCCGTACCGGAGCCGATATAGGACGCGGCGACCCCATGCGGAAGTTTCCGGGCGCGTAGCTCAGCGGGAGAGCACTACCTTGACATGGTAGGGGTCACAGGTTCGATCCCTGTCGCGCCCACCACTCAGCCTACGATTTTGTCATTGTATAGAGACCGATAGGAAAGGCCCGCCGTTGGCGGGGCTTTCCGGCCCTGGTTTTGTGGGTGGCTGTCTCCGTTCGTGGATGTGTCCGTTTATCGGCCCCTGTCTCTGGTCCAAAAATTCCCGTTCCTGGCAGGGTTCCATTTAGCTCGGAATAACGGCCTGCTGCCGGGCGTCGCGCAAATCCCGGCGCGTGACACTGGCCCTGGGGATGATGTCAGCGAGTGGTCATTGTGCACGGATGGGTATTTGTTTTGGCATGAGGAGGGCTGCTCTTTTGACGCCTCGATGGCTTCGCCGGATTGCAACTGCGCCTGCGTGGTGCGGCCCGCTTTGGTAATCTGCCAAGCTTGGCGGGATACGAAGGATCGGTTCTGTGGAGAAGGCGTCGATTTTGGGATTGAGAGTCGCAAGCCGCCGAAGCGGAGCGCTGCACTCACGCGAGGACAGCATTGCGAGGTTGCGTTTGATCGTGTCGACGGTCGCTACGGCCCGTCCGGGTGCGCAGACAGTACCTTCAACACGCCAATCTGAAACGATACCAACCCAATCCCACGCAGCGTCCCCACACAGAGATGATTCGTGAGACGATAAGAACACCAGAAGTGACAGGGTTGGTAGGCGTAGCCGCCGTTCCGACGACCATAACTAAAGCGCGGGCAATCCGAGCTTCATATACTGTTTCGACCACTCGGGCGGTGCATCGCGGAGTTCCGCGATGCCTATGCCACGGGGCAGGCGGCCTTCGATCGCGGCCTTGACCAGTGGCGGCGCGAGGAAAGCCATCGACAGCGTCAGATTGATTTGCCGAACGCTGCATTTTTGCCTGACCGCAATCTCTTCGATGGTCAATCGTCCGGAGACGATCTCGTCCAGCCATTGCCGGCCGCGGGCCATGGCACGGATCAGGCCAGCGCGACGCTCGGCGCGGATCGGTCGTGTTCGCTGGGTCGAAGCGGATGCGGGTTGGATTACGTCTCGGAACTTGCGCATCGGCGGCTTGGTCCAGGGAATCAGGATGGTCTCGCCTTGTCCGAGCATGGTGTCGGCATCGTCGTGTTGAGCCAATTCGCGATGATGATGTGGCGTCGGTTCAATCGCCTTAATGGTAACAGCCAATTGTTTGGCACGAACCTCGACTTTTGCGACATGGGCTGCAACGGCATTTTGCTCCGAGAGCGACTGTGACCATTCGCCAGACGCCGTCAGCCGGTCGCGCACGGCATCGGTGACCAGCGCCTCGATCTGATCTGCGGGGACGCGAGAGATGGACCCCACCGGATCATCGGAATGACCGCGTTGCAGCGGTTGAGAGATATAATAGCGGTAGCGCACGCGATTCTTCGTTGCGTGAGTTGGGATCATTCGGTTGCCAGCATCGTCGAACAGCAGTCCCGTGAGAAGCGCTTCGGATTTTTGCCTGGCTCTCGTCCGATGCGACCATTGTTCGGTCAGTTTGGCCTGGACGGCCTCGAACAGGGGCCGCTCAAGCAAGGGCGGTTGTGGTCCGGGCAGGACCTCTCCCTTGAATGTCACCTCGCCAATATAGAACCGGTTGCGCAGCATATAGAACAGCGCGCCTTGGGTGAACGGAACGCCGCCCCTGGTGGCACCGCTCGAGAGCTTGCGAACTTTGGAGGTCAGTCCTCTGGTCTTGAGATCAGCGACCAGGCGGTTGACGCTGCCCAATTCAAGGTAGCGTTCGAAAATGAGCCGGACGGTATTTGCTTCGTCCTCGTGGATGGAGAGCTTGCCGTCGCTCAGCGCGTAACCGAGCGGAACCATTCCTCCGACCCACAAGCCCTTGCGCTTGGAGGCGGCGATCTTGTCGCGGATACGCTCGGCTGTGACCTCGCGTTCGAACTGGGCAAAGGACAAGAGAACATTCAGGGTCAAACGGCCCATCGATGTTGTCGTGTTGAACTGCTGGGTCACCGAGACGAATGACACGCCATGAGCGTCGAACAGCTCAACCAGCTTGGCAAAGTCGGCCAGGGAACGCGTCAGGCGGTCGACCTTATAGACGACAATGACATTGATCTTGCGCGCCCTGACGTCATCGAGCAACTTTTGAAGGGCAGGGCGGTCGGTTGATCCGCCCGAGAACCCTCCATCGTCATAGCGCATCTTGTTCAGCGTCCAGTTCGCATGCGCCTGGCTGCGGATATAGGCCTCAGAGGCATCATACTGGGCATCGAGCGAGTTGAATTCCTGATCGAGCCCGGCATCGGTCGAGACGCGGGTATAGATCGCGCACCGGACGGATTTGCCAGATACTGACTTACCAGTCGATGTCATTGCGGCCCCGCGGACTGCGGTGCGGCCCGCAGGCCAAAGAACCGTGGCCCATTCCATCTGGTTCCGGTGATGGCAAGGGCGACCTTGGACAGGCTGTCATAGGTTTTGCCCTCAAAGGCAAAGCCATCGGCGAGCACCATCACCCGATGGTCACGTCCATTCCATTCGCGAGTTAAGATCGCGCCCGGCGCGAGTTCCTGGTTACGCCGGTCGACCTTGTCGGTCAGTTTGGTGATCGCAGCCGATCCGCCTGATCCAACGGCAGCCTTCAATATCTGCACCATCCCCGCATCGAGATCGCCGAAGGCATCGGTCTGGATGCGGTAGGCGAGCATTGCGAACAGTAGATGTTTCGGCAGGTGAACGGGCGCCGAGCGACCCGTCACACCCTGCCATCGGAGACGAAGGGCCTTGAGATCGAGATCACCCAGACGCGCGATCTCGATCTCAAGAGAGGCCGCATCAATTGTACGACGTGATTGTCTTCGCGGCGCCATCGATCAGGTGGCCTTGGCTGATTTGCCGGCCCCATCTGCTGGAGGTTTGATGCGATAGCGTCGGACCTCATCAACAAGCTCGGAATCAAGATCGAGCTTCAGTTTCTTACGAACGATACCGGCAAAGAACCCACGCACCGAATGCTGCTGCCAACCCGTCGCCTTAACGATGGCTTCGATCGTGCAGCCATTTGTCGATCGCAGCAGAGCGAGCACCCGAGCTTGCTTGGAATCGACGCGAGCGCTCGATGCTTTCATTGGCAAGGCGGGTGAGTCGGCAGTCGGCAATACCTTCGATACCGCTAAGCTTTTTGCCTTGAGGCCAACTCGTTTGGCTTTAACGGATCGGGTAGCAGCTAATTTTGAGGCAGGTTGTCTGGTCGTGGCTCGCTGCTTTGCTTTGGCTTTCGTCATGGGATCTCCGTCGTTTGTGGAGCATCTATCGCGCCCCACCGCCGCGGCCCCGCAGTGGCCAAAAGCCGGCGGGGCAAGATCCTGACGAGCCTATTCGCTCACTATAACAGCCGCAGTAACGCTCCGTTGCCGCAGCAAAGCCAGTCCTTTCTGAGCAATCTTGTTGCTCGCTTCTCGGATCGGTGCCGGGTGTGAAAGGTCTCAGACGAGCATCAGACTACGAATCTGGGGGTCAGGAGTTCGAATCTCTTCTGGCGCGCCAGATTTCCACCATTCCGAACAAAACCGCGAACCCATCGGGATTCGAGCGGGGAATTCCGTTGGTACCTTTCGGACGATATTTGTCCTCCTGCCGTTGGGGACAAGATAAGGTCAACGTCCCGCTGCGTCTTGCAGCGTGAGCACTCGATCTAGAGCCGATTCCCTCCTCCACTGGAGGCGTAAAACTAGTAGCGCCTGTGGGCGCGCATTATCTTGCGTTTATTGAGTAATGGCGTCTGAATTGGCCGGTTAGCTGTGGCCGCCGAGATTGTTGAAGGTGGCGACGACGTCAGCATGCCGGATACGCTCCAAAGTCTCGTCAAAGCTCTCGTTAGGATTGCCCGGCTGAATATGTTGGCGAATAGCGTCATAGTGTTTGCGGGCGGCAATACGTGATACCGAGCGTGTCAAATGGAGGCGCACCGCCAGACTGTCCGGGCTGTCGCAGCCTTCACGGACGACGCTGCTCAGTGTAGCCAAGACGGAGGAGACGGGTGTCTGGTCGTCGGCGGCGCGCAGCCGTGCCGCGAGTAACCGTCCAGGGAGGCCCGCCAGAAATGCAAGATCGGGCACGAGCCGCAACGCGAAATGGCGAGCATTTTTGCACTGCTTGAGATTGGTGCTGCCTCCGAGAAATGCCTTTTCGAGTTCGCACAGCGGTACGCCGGACATCCAAATAGGCCAAAGCTTCCGTAACCAGGACAACGCATGTTTTCCCCGTGCCTCATCGTCGGTGAGGTTTTTGTACGGTGTGCCAAACATTTCCTCTAGGCTCTCCGGCCGCACTAAGCTGAGCAACTGGCTCGGATGCGCATCGAGCCAGTCGAGCAAAGCCTCGGTCACCTCGATCGCTGTTCCTGAAAAGGCGTTGGCATCCAACCGTTCGACGATCTGTTGAAGCAACGTGACGGAGAGGCCGGTTGCGCTAGAGACCTGCTCGATCCAGCGGTCGGGTTCGGGCAGGTCCAGAGTGGCTCGTGCGGCTAGAGCCGACGCAACTCTCGTGCTCAGCCAGTCGGTATCAGCAGCAATTAGCGCGCGATAGGCGCTGAAGCTCCTGTTGAGCAGTAACGCGGCTGGATCGGCCTCAGCGCCGGCGATCGCCAGCGGCAGCTTGCTCAAGATATAAGCTGAGGCGCCGGTCTGCGTGACTCCGTCGTGTATGCGGTCGAGCACAAGTTTCAGCGGGTCATCGATGACCAAGCATTGGTCAGCCTGTTCGAAGATTGCTTGCAGGTCCATCCAATGGCCGTTGATTTGGCTGTTTTGGTTGTCAAAGTCGATGACCTTGCTCGGCACAAGCAACACGAAACCTTGCGCACCTTCACCGGCGCGTCCTGCACGCCCTGCGGCGTTCAACAGTTCATGCGCCTCGAGCTTCTGCATTTTGTCAGCTTGCGGATCGAATCGGCTATCGCCCGAGATAATGACGGCTTCACTCGGCAGGTTCATGCCCTGCGCAAGCGTTGAGGTCGCGAATAGCACCTTGATGCCGTCCGGGCGGCGAAACAGGCTTTCGTGTAGTTCGCGCTCTTCGCGTAGAAGCAACGCATGATGGCTGGCGGCCCCCATCCGAAGCGTGCCGTCAGCCGCGAGCATCATGTAGCAATAGCCGGCTCCACCCATCTCTTCTTCGGCAAGAGTCCGCCATTTCTGCTCTTCCTCATTTAGCGCGATCTGGCTGGCAGCGACGCGGGCCGGATACCCTTTGACGCAGCTCTCGCAAAAGACGGTAGTTTGTACGAACACCAATGTCTTCATGCCCGCGCTCGCCGCGGCAGCGGCGATCGCGCCGCTCGTCTCGTTGCCGTTGGGAGTTAAGTACCAGCTCCCGCCCGATGCGCGGCCGCTCGATAGCAGGCGACGATCCGTGAGGAGCTGCAGCAAAGCGTAGTCACTGCGGTCAGTGGTCGACCAGGTCTGAAGGAGACTGAACAGACCGAAAGGCTGCGCAAGTAACGCATTTTTCACCGAAGCGGGCGGCATGTTGTGATTAGGGTAGTCGATGCGGGCTTGAGTGATGTCGGTCTTGAGTGTGTTGATCTGCTCGGCGGGATAGACGACGCAGCCTCGTACCTGTCGGGTCGGCTTCCAGCTCAAGTCGAGCGTTAGACATTGCCGGCCGGTCAGATGAGCTACCCAGCCGGCGATCTCCTGGGTGTTCTTCATCATGGCAGAGAGTAGCAGCAGGTCGGCGGCAGGGACGATGCGAGTCAAGTTAAGGATGGCGAGCATCGCGTCGAGCCCGCGCCGGCTCCTATCGTCCTCGCGCGGATGAAGAAGATGGCATTCGTCGAAAACGATGAGTCCTAAGCCAGCGAAAGCATCGGGATCGACCGACAGCAGCATTAGGCAACGTTCGGGTGTCATGACAGTGACTTCACCGAGCACTACTACATCACCGATGCCAACATCATCCTCGACATCGGCAAGAATGCTGTAGTTTGGAAGGTCCCCTTGAGTGAGCGCTGAGTCTGTCCGACGAGCGCATGGGTGGGCGCGAGGAAAATGACCTTCTCTCCGCGTAGAAGCGCGGTCGCGACCTTGAGTTCTGCAAGTGTCGACTTGCCGCCACCCGTCGGAAAACTAATCGCCGAGGATACGCCTTGTTCAAGATAGCCCTTCTCGATCGCCTCGCGATGATTGCGCCAGAGATAGGGTCGCTGCAGGGCCATGCGACGGAGTATCTGCCACCAGCCATTGTCATCGACTCCGCCCGGTGTCGGGATGCGACTGAGCGCGGTTCCAATCAAGTCGCCCTCGAGCCCGAGCAGCAAATTGGCGAGATGCAAAGGGCCGCTATAAAGGCTAAGGAGTGTTTCACCAGCCACGCCCGCGCCATCAATCTGTTCGCTGGCAAGGTTGCGCACTTGGGCGAACAGCGCCCTCGCCGGTAAGGCGCCGCCCGCCTCGGGCGCGAGGTCAATGCGCAAGCGCAATTGCCGCGCGAGATTGGTGACGCCGCGTAGCAGCAGCAGGCGAAGCGCGTCGAGGGCACGGAATCCAAGGTCCTCGCCATCGAGATTAATTTCTGGCTCTTCCGCACCCACAACCTCCCCGAATCTTCCTTGCGCAAGGCCACGGATCGCCAACAACAAGGCGCGCTCGATTGGTCCGGCGCCCGCTGCAGGCACGATACGCTTGGCAGCCTCGGCGGCATCGGCATGCGCTTCCGCTAGAAGGAAAAGCAGCGTAGCGCAGATGTCAGGGCTAACTGCTGCCGTGTCGACGTGACTAGTGGTCTCGGTTCTGCGCAACGCGAGCGAGACGGTTTGATGTGCCGAGGCCGCAACGAACGCCGCCGAGGCGCGATTCTCGCGATCCGGTAGCAAAGCGGCATAGGTTTCGTGAGCGGCGGCAATGCGACGAAGCTGAGCGATTGTCGCGAGCATCGCTTCATCGTCCGCTTCAATGGACGCACCGCGCAACCGGATACGCGCCGAAACGATATTGGCAAATGCTTCGGTCAGCTGTTTAGGCAGATTATTGAGGTCGAGCCCCTGGAGCGGGGGGGCCGCCCGGATCAGCGCCGCAGTCGTCGGATCAAACATTGGCAATGGCCTTGATTTTGACGATCACACGCGCGGCGAAGCCCGCCATCCAGTTGCGCATTGCTGGTAGGTAAATGGTGTCGGCGCGGCGGCGAGCGGCAGCGCCAGGCGCGGATTCGTCGAATCCCTTGAACAGTCTCGCGCGGGAATCGGCGTCGTTGTGGGTGTCACCGATAGTTATGCTGACGCGGTAGCGCCGGGCGTCGTGCCATAGCGTATTGGCGATCGCGGTATCGAGATCGAATGTAGGATCGGCTGCGG
Protein-coding sequences here:
- a CDS encoding helicase-related protein, with translation MLLSVDPDAFAGLGLIVFDECHLLHPREDDRSRRGLDAMLAILNLTRIVPAADLLLLSAMMKNTQEIAGWVAHLTGRQCLTLDLSWKPTRQVRGCVVYPAEQINTLKTDITQARIDYPNHNMPPASVKNALLAQPFGLFSLLQTWSTTDRSDYALLQLLTDRRLLSSGRASGGSWYLTPNGNETSGAIAAAAASAGMKTLVFVQTTVFCESCVKGYPARVAASQIALNEEEQKWRTLAEEEMGGAGYCYMMLAADGTLRMGAASHHALLLREERELHESLFRRPDGIKVLFATSTLAQGMNLPSEAVIISGDSRFDPQADKMQKLEAHELLNAAGRAGRAGEGAQGFVLLVPSKVIDFDNQNSQINGHWMDLQAIFEQADQCLVIDDPLKLVLDRIHDGVTQTGASAYILSKLPLAIAGAEADPAALLLNRSFSAYRALIAADTDWLSTRVASALAARATLDLPEPDRWIEQVSSATGLSVTLLQQIVERLDANAFSGTAIEVTEALLDWLDAHPSQLLSLVRPESLEEMFGTPYKNLTDDEARGKHALSWLRKLWPIWMSGVPLCELEKAFLGGSTNLKQCKNARHFALRLVPDLAFLAGLPGRLLAARLRAADDQTPVSSVLATLSSVVREGCDSPDSLAVRLHLTRSVSRIAARKHYDAIRQHIQPGNPNESFDETLERIRHADVVATFNNLGGHS
- a CDS encoding DUF3489 domain-containing protein; the protein is MTKAKAKQRATTRQPASKLAATRSVKAKRVGLKAKSLAVSKVLPTADSPALPMKASSARVDSKQARVLALLRSTNGCTIEAIVKATGWQQHSVRGFFAGIVRKKLKLDLDSELVDEVRRYRIKPPADGAGKSAKAT
- a CDS encoding DEAD/DEAH box helicase produces the protein MFDPTTAALIRAAPPLQGLDLNNLPKQLTEAFANIVSARIRLRGASIEADDEAMLATIAQLRRIAAAHETYAALLPDRENRASAAFVAASAHQTVSLALRRTETTSHVDTAAVSPDICATLLFLLAEAHADAAEAAKRIVPAAGAGPIERALLLAIRGLAQGRFGEVVGAEEPEINLDGEDLGFRALDALRLLLLRGVTNLARQLRLRIDLAPEAGGALPARALFAQVRNLASEQIDGAGVAGETLLSLYSGPLHLANLLLGLEGDLIGTALSRIPTPGGVDDNGWWQILRRMALQRPYLWRNHREAIEKGYLEQGVSSAISFPTGGGKSTLAELKVATALLRGEKVIFLAPTHALVGQTQRSLKGTFQTTAFLPMSRMMLASVM